From a single Adhaeribacter swui genomic region:
- a CDS encoding succinate dehydrogenase cytochrome b subunit has translation MSWFTKTFSSTIGRKVIMSITGLFLCSFLVVHLIGNLQLFKNDGGEAFNIYSEFMGHNPVIRTLEIVLLLGFVFHIYDAFVLTRRNQNARSVKYAVNRLEQNSNWSSRNMGLLGTVILVFLLVHLYNFFWRARFGEIPADPQGNEDLYSVVVESFQIWWYVLLYVVAQAALCFHLIHGFASAFQTLGLNHRKYTPAIKAVSYGFSIVVCLGFAIMPLYFFFQG, from the coding sequence ATGAGTTGGTTCACGAAAACATTCTCCAGTACCATTGGCAGAAAAGTGATTATGTCCATTACCGGGCTTTTTCTCTGCTCTTTCTTGGTGGTACACTTAATCGGCAACTTACAATTATTTAAAAACGACGGCGGTGAGGCGTTTAACATTTACTCCGAGTTTATGGGCCACAATCCGGTTATTCGTACCCTGGAAATTGTGCTCTTGCTCGGCTTTGTGTTTCACATCTACGATGCGTTTGTACTCACCCGGCGTAATCAAAACGCCCGTTCGGTAAAGTACGCCGTTAACCGCCTGGAACAGAATAGCAACTGGTCGTCGCGCAACATGGGTTTATTAGGCACGGTAATCCTAGTTTTTCTGTTGGTGCACTTGTATAACTTTTTCTGGCGCGCCCGCTTCGGCGAAATCCCCGCTGACCCGCAAGGCAACGAAGATTTATACAGCGTGGTAGTAGAGTCGTTTCAGATTTGGTGGTACGTGTTATTGTACGTAGTTGCACAGGCAGCCTTGTGCTTCCACTTAATACACGGCTTTGCGAGTGCTTTCCAGACTTTAGGCTTAAACCACCGGAAATATACGCCGGCCATTAAAGCCGTGAGTTACGGCTTTTCTATTGTGGTTTGCCTGGGATTTGCCATCATGCCGTTGTACTTTTTCTTTCAAGGTTAA
- a CDS encoding fumarate reductase/succinate dehydrogenase flavoprotein subunit yields MILDAKIPQGPLAEKWEKHKFNVKLVNPANKRKYDIIVVGTGLAGASAAATLAELGYNVKAFCYQDSARRAHSIAAQGGINAAKNYQNDGDSVYRLFYDTIKGGDYRAREANVYRLAQVSVNIIDQCVAQGVPFAREYGGLLANRSFGGAQVSRTFYARGQTGQQLLLGAYSALNRQIAYGKVKMYPRTEMLDLVMVDGKARGIITRHLITGKIERHSAHAVILATGGYGNVFYLSTNAMGSNTTAIWRAHKKGAYFANPCFTQIHPTCIPVSGDYQSKLTLMSESLRNDGRVWVPKAVGDKRAPQDIPEEERDYFLERKYPSFGNLVPRDVASRNAKQACDEGRGVGSTGLAVYLDFADAIQRDGLDKVSQKYGNLFDMYAKITGENPYESPMRIYPAVHYTMGGLWVDYNLMTTIPGLYATGECNFSDHGANRLGASALMQGLADGYFVIPYTIGDYLAQMKTEKVPTTHAAFDEAEQQVISRVNRFLSTKGTKTVDHYHKELGLLMWDYCGMARNAEGLRFAKQKISELRADFWQNVRVLGSNEELNMTLEKAGRVADFLELGELMVDDALHRNESCGGHFREEYQTPENEALRDDENFAYVAAWEYAGDNQPENLHKEALNFENVKLTQRSYK; encoded by the coding sequence ATGATATTAGATGCTAAAATCCCGCAAGGCCCCTTAGCCGAGAAGTGGGAAAAACATAAATTTAACGTGAAGCTGGTAAACCCGGCTAACAAACGGAAATACGATATAATTGTAGTGGGTACGGGTTTGGCCGGTGCTTCGGCGGCGGCAACGTTGGCCGAGTTGGGCTATAACGTAAAAGCTTTTTGCTACCAGGATAGCGCCCGCCGCGCGCACAGTATTGCGGCGCAAGGCGGTATTAACGCCGCCAAAAATTACCAGAACGACGGCGACAGCGTGTACCGCTTGTTTTACGATACCATTAAAGGTGGCGACTACCGCGCCCGCGAAGCCAACGTATACCGGCTGGCCCAGGTATCGGTTAACATTATTGACCAGTGCGTGGCGCAAGGCGTACCTTTTGCCCGCGAGTACGGTGGTTTATTAGCCAACCGTTCGTTCGGGGGTGCGCAGGTTTCGCGTACGTTCTACGCACGGGGCCAAACCGGACAGCAGTTGTTGTTAGGTGCTTATAGCGCGCTTAACCGGCAAATTGCTTACGGTAAAGTTAAAATGTACCCGCGCACCGAAATGCTGGATTTAGTAATGGTGGATGGTAAAGCCCGCGGCATTATTACCCGCCATTTAATTACCGGTAAAATAGAACGGCATAGTGCCCACGCGGTTATTTTGGCCACAGGTGGTTACGGGAACGTGTTTTATTTGTCTACCAATGCCATGGGTTCTAACACCACAGCTATCTGGCGGGCCCATAAAAAAGGCGCTTATTTTGCCAACCCTTGCTTTACCCAAATCCACCCTACCTGTATTCCGGTTTCCGGCGATTACCAGTCAAAATTAACCTTAATGTCGGAGTCGTTGCGGAACGACGGCCGGGTATGGGTACCTAAAGCAGTGGGCGACAAGCGGGCACCACAGGACATTCCGGAAGAAGAACGCGATTACTTCCTGGAACGCAAATACCCGTCTTTTGGTAACCTGGTGCCGCGCGACGTGGCTTCCCGGAATGCCAAACAAGCCTGCGACGAAGGTCGTGGTGTTGGTTCTACGGGCTTAGCCGTTTACCTCGATTTTGCCGATGCTATTCAGCGCGACGGTTTAGATAAGGTAAGCCAGAAATATGGTAACCTGTTTGATATGTACGCCAAAATCACCGGCGAAAATCCATACGAATCGCCAATGCGTATTTACCCAGCGGTACACTACACCATGGGTGGCTTGTGGGTAGACTATAACTTAATGACGACTATTCCGGGCTTATACGCCACTGGTGAGTGTAACTTCTCCGACCATGGCGCTAACCGCTTAGGAGCTTCGGCGCTTATGCAAGGTTTAGCCGATGGATACTTTGTAATTCCGTATACAATTGGTGATTATCTGGCGCAGATGAAAACCGAAAAAGTACCTACTACGCATGCCGCTTTCGACGAAGCCGAACAACAAGTAATAAGCCGGGTAAACCGTTTCTTATCAACCAAGGGTACTAAGACTGTAGATCATTACCACAAAGAATTAGGATTACTCATGTGGGATTACTGCGGAATGGCCCGGAATGCCGAAGGACTTCGGTTTGCCAAGCAAAAGATTAGTGAACTAAGGGCTGATTTCTGGCAGAATGTGCGGGTATTAGGTTCGAACGAAGAACTGAATATGACGCTGGAAAAAGCAGGGCGCGTAGCCGACTTCCTGGAGTTAGGCGAATTAATGGTAGACGATGCGTTGCACCGGAACGAATCCTGCGGTGGTCACTTCCGGGAAGAATACCAAACGCCGGAAAACGAAGCCCTACGCGATGACGAAAACTTTGCCTACGTAGCAGCCTGGGAATATGCCGGTGATAACCAACCGGAAAACCTGCACAAAGAGGCTTTAAATTTCGAAAACGTGAAGCTAACGCAGCGGAGCTATAAATAA
- a CDS encoding succinate dehydrogenase/fumarate reductase iron-sulfur subunit, whose amino-acid sequence MNLTLRVWRQQNANTPGQLVTYNANNISPDMSFLEMIDVVNEDLTLKGEDPIAFDHDCREGICGMCSMYINGRAHGPEKGTTTCQLHMRKFHDGETITIEPWRANAFPVHKDLSVDRSALDRIQQAGGYISVNTGGVPDANEIPIPKDIADKAFDAATCIQCGACVAACKNASAMLFVSAKVSQLALLPQGKVERKTRVENMLAQHDAEGFGACSNIGSCAAECPVGISLENIAMLNREYLGAKLTSENVG is encoded by the coding sequence ATGAACCTGACTCTTCGGGTTTGGCGCCAACAAAACGCGAATACCCCAGGTCAACTGGTTACATATAATGCCAATAACATTTCTCCCGATATGTCTTTCCTGGAAATGATCGACGTGGTAAACGAAGATTTAACCCTGAAAGGCGAAGACCCGATTGCATTTGACCACGATTGCCGCGAAGGTATTTGCGGCATGTGCAGTATGTACATCAATGGCCGGGCGCATGGCCCCGAAAAAGGTACTACTACCTGCCAGTTGCACATGCGTAAATTTCACGATGGCGAAACCATTACTATTGAGCCTTGGCGCGCCAATGCCTTCCCGGTGCATAAAGATTTGAGCGTAGACCGTTCCGCTTTAGACCGGATACAGCAAGCGGGCGGTTACATCTCGGTGAACACCGGCGGGGTACCCGATGCCAACGAAATTCCGATTCCGAAGGATATTGCCGATAAAGCTTTTGATGCCGCTACTTGTATTCAGTGCGGGGCTTGCGTGGCCGCTTGTAAAAACGCGTCGGCGATGTTATTTGTGAGCGCGAAAGTATCGCAGTTAGCTTTATTACCGCAAGGCAAAGTAGAACGTAAAACCCGCGTAGAAAATATGCTGGCCCAGCACGATGCCGAAGGTTTTGGCGCCTGCTCGAACATTGGTTCCTGCGCCGCCGAGTGCCCGGTAGGTATTTCCCTGGAAAATATTGCCATGCTTAACCGGGAATACCTGGGAGCGAAACTGACCTCCGAAAACGTAGGTTAA
- a CDS encoding NADPH-dependent FMN reductase — MITIISGTNRPRSNARVISDIYARLLDKRQVPNQILDLMDLPADFIFTALYHNAGKNDQYNELNKLIEGTDKFVFIVPEYNASFPGVLKAFIDGLSYPGSFKNKKAALVGISTGSQGGALALSHLTDILHYMGMHVLAAKPRLNYISKSLANGELTNSLYESLLLEQIDSFINF, encoded by the coding sequence ATGATTACGATTATATCCGGCACCAATCGACCTCGTTCCAACGCCCGCGTTATTTCTGATATTTATGCCCGCTTGCTGGATAAGCGCCAGGTGCCCAACCAAATTCTGGATTTAATGGATTTGCCAGCCGATTTTATTTTTACAGCCTTGTATCACAATGCCGGTAAAAACGACCAGTACAATGAGCTCAATAAATTAATAGAAGGTACCGATAAGTTTGTGTTTATTGTACCGGAGTACAACGCTTCTTTCCCGGGCGTACTCAAAGCGTTTATTGATGGCTTGAGCTACCCAGGTAGTTTCAAAAATAAAAAAGCCGCTTTAGTCGGGATCTCCACCGGCTCCCAAGGCGGTGCTTTAGCGCTAAGTCACCTGACGGATATTTTGCATTACATGGGCATGCACGTACTAGCCGCTAAACCCCGGTTAAACTACATTTCCAAAAGCTTGGCCAACGGCGAACTAACCAATTCTTTATACGAAAGCTTACTATTGGAGCAGATTGATTCGTTTATCAATTTTTAA
- the htpG gene encoding molecular chaperone HtpG, producing MAEKGNISIHTENIFPIIKKFLYSDHEIFLRELVSNAVDASQKLKRLSAIGEYKGELGDLKVKVAVDKEARTITVSDNGIGMTAEEIKKYINQIAFSGATEFVEKYKDKPDANQIIGHFGLGFYSSFMVADTVEIITQSYQDGTTAAHWVCDGSTEFTITETERAERGTDVILNVAADSDEFLEEARIQTILNKYCKFLPIPVEFKGEIINNPTPIWTKSPSDLTDEDYKTFYKELYPFSEDPLFWIHLNVDYPFNLTGILYFPKLKNEFEFQKNKIQLYSRQVFITDEVKDVVPEFLMLLHGVIDSPDIPLNVSRSFLQADSNVKKINTYITKKVADKLADIFKKDRENFQEKWNDINIFVKYGMLSDDKFYEKAKDFALLQNTNSKYFTIDEYKEYIQANQKDKSDNLVILYTSDEEKQHAFVESAKDRSYDVLKLDSMIDSHFIGMLEQKLEKVTLKRVDSDTIDKLIEKDETKESVLSEDEKTQLKEIYEKAINNTNMHVSIEPLSPQDQPVVITLPEFMRRMKDMSKTGGGGMMFMGNMPDTYNVSVNANHPINNRILSAQDDSKEKIAKQAFDLALLSQNMLTGPALTAFVKRSVELIEKD from the coding sequence ATGGCAGAAAAAGGTAATATTTCGATTCATACCGAAAATATTTTTCCCATTATTAAAAAATTCCTGTACTCCGACCATGAAATCTTTTTGCGCGAGCTGGTTTCTAACGCTGTAGATGCGTCGCAAAAGCTAAAACGCTTATCGGCCATTGGCGAGTACAAAGGCGAACTCGGCGATTTAAAAGTAAAAGTAGCCGTAGATAAAGAAGCCCGCACCATTACCGTAAGCGACAACGGCATTGGGATGACGGCTGAAGAAATTAAAAAATACATTAATCAGATTGCTTTTTCGGGAGCTACCGAGTTCGTTGAAAAATACAAAGACAAACCCGATGCCAACCAAATTATCGGTCATTTTGGGTTAGGATTTTACTCTTCCTTTATGGTGGCCGATACCGTAGAAATTATCACGCAATCGTACCAGGACGGCACCACCGCCGCGCATTGGGTATGCGATGGCTCTACGGAATTTACCATTACTGAAACGGAGCGCGCCGAACGTGGAACCGACGTAATTTTAAATGTTGCGGCTGATTCGGATGAATTTTTAGAAGAAGCGCGCATCCAGACTATCCTGAATAAATATTGCAAATTTTTGCCGATTCCGGTGGAGTTTAAAGGCGAGATTATCAACAATCCGACGCCAATCTGGACTAAATCGCCTTCGGATTTAACCGACGAAGATTACAAGACCTTCTACAAAGAACTGTATCCGTTCTCCGAAGACCCATTGTTCTGGATTCATTTAAATGTAGATTATCCGTTTAACTTAACGGGTATCTTGTACTTCCCGAAACTGAAAAATGAGTTCGAGTTCCAGAAAAATAAAATTCAACTATACAGCCGGCAGGTATTTATTACCGACGAAGTAAAAGACGTTGTACCCGAGTTCTTAATGTTGTTGCATGGTGTAATCGACTCGCCGGACATTCCGTTGAACGTTTCCCGTAGCTTCTTACAAGCTGATTCGAACGTGAAGAAAATCAATACCTACATTACCAAAAAGGTAGCCGATAAACTAGCTGATATTTTCAAAAAAGACCGCGAAAACTTCCAGGAAAAATGGAACGACATCAACATCTTCGTGAAATACGGCATGCTCAGCGACGATAAGTTCTACGAAAAAGCCAAAGACTTTGCCTTGTTACAAAATACCAACAGCAAGTATTTTACTATCGACGAGTACAAAGAATATATCCAGGCTAACCAAAAAGATAAAAGCGATAACCTGGTAATCTTGTATACTTCCGACGAAGAAAAACAACATGCCTTTGTAGAATCGGCGAAAGACCGCAGCTACGATGTGTTAAAGCTGGATTCCATGATCGACAGCCACTTTATTGGCATGCTGGAGCAAAAGTTGGAAAAAGTAACTTTAAAACGTGTTGATTCCGATACTATTGATAAACTCATCGAGAAAGATGAAACCAAAGAATCGGTGTTGAGCGAAGACGAGAAAACCCAGTTAAAGGAGATTTACGAGAAAGCCATCAACAATACTAACATGCACGTTTCCATTGAGCCGCTTTCGCCGCAAGACCAACCGGTAGTTATTACTTTACCGGAGTTTATGCGCCGCATGAAAGATATGAGTAAAACTGGTGGCGGAGGAATGATGTTTATGGGCAATATGCCAGATACGTATAACGTAAGTGTAAACGCGAACCACCCCATCAACAACCGTATTTTAAGCGCCCAGGACGACAGCAAAGAAAAGATTGCGAAACAAGCCTTTGACCTGGCTTTATTATCACAAAACATGTTAACCGGTCCGGCTTTAACGGCCTTCGTGAAACGCAGCGTAGAGTTGATAGAGAAAGATTAA
- a CDS encoding lytic transglycosylase domain-containing protein: protein MRNTLLLLLFCLFNLAAQAQTVVVPNNVYFADQRLIINEDARKAIQKQVDALLKYPLYFQAKVDRADTYFPIISRIFAEEGLPDDFKYLALQESGLVSDAVSTSNAVGFWQFKKEAAADHGLLITPDVDERKHIVNSSRGAAKYFVKSNTLYYKNWYNTLLSYYLGFTGAKAYAKPEHVDSKEMEVNSKTNWYILTFLAHKIAFENFIGKNPAPTVVLQEVPVSVGQSLSDVALATQTDYAEIQKYNKWLNGSVVPGNKPYVVLVPVTNPNQQQAVLAANKAQAPVAVPGKTNVPSAGPAVVTTSNGLKAIIARTGDSVDKLAKAGKINAKRFRQYNDMTNHEGVRAGATYYLERKHSKANTAYYATASGEQIWDVAQKFGVKVKSLLWYNRLRKNENLLAGRVIWLQQRRPGNVPVEYQENQPETPQPEAPEKPLIIANNAPVVASPNKPATSSAPVAKKTVEDKLANIFGVKPNPEPKAPIKTQPIEVDENLADVNEETAVPEAIATAPVIPNAPSKPEVETDPTMTTADSVNDPLLVAETSSDNDLEVEISTDTTLASTNNQAPALTESSAAAAKTESLYPAKKNAASSPVADATIFKTEPATANKSRNLPDSAKAPAPGRNEHPISVIITEHVVSKGETFYSISRLYDIPVDQLQAWNNLTNLSLAIGQTLRLTPPAGTSTPKTVATAPAPVITAAAMPPVTERSMITNAVTTHHIVSSGESMYQISRKYGVTIKEIMEWNKKADFSVSPGEKLTIKPKSSSRN, encoded by the coding sequence ATGAGGAATACGCTTTTACTGCTTCTGTTCTGTTTGTTTAATCTGGCAGCCCAGGCCCAAACGGTAGTGGTGCCGAATAATGTTTATTTTGCGGATCAACGCTTAATTATTAACGAAGATGCCCGCAAAGCCATTCAGAAACAAGTAGATGCGCTATTAAAATACCCTTTGTATTTTCAGGCAAAAGTAGACCGGGCCGATACCTACTTCCCGATTATATCGCGCATTTTTGCCGAAGAAGGTTTACCCGACGATTTTAAATATTTAGCCTTACAGGAAAGCGGTTTAGTATCCGATGCGGTATCTACTTCGAATGCCGTAGGCTTCTGGCAATTTAAAAAAGAAGCCGCCGCCGACCATGGTTTATTAATTACCCCCGATGTAGACGAACGCAAACACATTGTAAACTCCAGCCGCGGGGCGGCCAAATACTTTGTAAAAAGCAATACACTTTACTATAAAAACTGGTACAACACCTTGCTTTCGTACTATTTAGGTTTTACCGGCGCCAAGGCTTACGCCAAACCAGAACACGTAGATAGCAAAGAGATGGAGGTAAACAGCAAAACCAACTGGTACATCTTAACCTTCCTGGCACACAAAATTGCCTTCGAAAACTTTATCGGGAAAAACCCGGCTCCAACGGTAGTGCTGCAGGAAGTCCCGGTGAGTGTGGGGCAAAGTTTAAGCGATGTGGCGCTAGCTACTCAAACCGATTACGCCGAAATTCAAAAATACAATAAATGGCTGAATGGCAGCGTAGTGCCGGGCAATAAACCTTACGTAGTATTGGTACCGGTAACCAACCCGAACCAACAACAAGCCGTGTTGGCAGCTAATAAAGCGCAGGCTCCGGTGGCTGTTCCGGGCAAAACTAATGTTCCTTCAGCTGGACCGGCGGTGGTTACTACCAGTAACGGTTTAAAAGCCATTATTGCGCGCACCGGCGATTCGGTGGATAAGCTGGCAAAAGCTGGTAAAATTAACGCGAAACGTTTCCGGCAATATAACGATATGACAAACCACGAAGGGGTAAGAGCAGGCGCTACATATTACTTAGAACGGAAACACAGCAAAGCCAATACGGCTTATTACGCTACTGCGTCGGGCGAACAAATCTGGGATGTAGCGCAAAAATTTGGCGTAAAAGTAAAATCTTTGTTATGGTATAACCGCCTGCGGAAAAATGAAAACCTCCTGGCCGGCCGGGTAATATGGCTGCAACAACGTCGCCCAGGCAACGTGCCGGTAGAGTATCAGGAAAATCAACCAGAAACTCCACAGCCGGAAGCACCGGAAAAACCACTGATTATCGCGAACAATGCCCCGGTCGTTGCCTCGCCCAACAAGCCCGCAACCAGCTCGGCTCCAGTTGCTAAAAAAACCGTAGAAGATAAATTAGCAAATATATTTGGCGTTAAACCAAACCCAGAACCCAAGGCGCCCATTAAAACCCAACCCATTGAAGTAGACGAAAACTTAGCGGATGTAAACGAAGAAACTGCAGTTCCGGAAGCTATAGCTACAGCCCCGGTAATCCCGAATGCCCCTTCTAAACCTGAAGTAGAAACCGACCCTACCATGACCACCGCTGATTCGGTAAATGACCCTTTGTTGGTAGCGGAAACTTCGTCGGATAATGATTTGGAGGTAGAAATATCTACCGATACTACTTTAGCCAGTACAAACAACCAGGCGCCGGCTTTAACAGAATCTTCCGCGGCAGCCGCAAAAACCGAAAGTTTATACCCCGCAAAAAAGAATGCCGCTTCTTCGCCGGTGGCCGATGCTACTATTTTTAAAACTGAACCAGCTACCGCAAACAAGTCCCGTAATTTACCTGATTCGGCGAAAGCCCCCGCTCCCGGCCGTAACGAGCATCCTATTTCGGTAATAATTACCGAACACGTGGTATCTAAAGGCGAAACTTTTTATAGCATTTCCCGGCTTTACGACATTCCGGTAGATCAACTGCAAGCCTGGAACAACTTAACAAACCTGAGCTTAGCTATTGGCCAAACCTTACGGCTTACGCCACCCGCTGGAACAAGCACCCCAAAAACTGTAGCTACCGCGCCGGCTCCGGTAATTACCGCCGCCGCCATGCCCCCGGTTACCGAGCGCTCCATGATAACAAATGCCGTGACCACGCACCACATTGTATCATCCGGCGAATCCATGTACCAGATTTCGCGCAAGTACGGCGTGACGATCAAAGAAATAATGGAATGGAATAAAAAAGCCGACTTCAGCGTATCGCCCGGCGAAAAACTAACTATCAAACCCAAATCCAGTAGCCGGAACTAG